Proteins encoded by one window of Drosophila melanogaster chromosome X:
- the CG6867 gene encoding uncharacterized protein encodes MFLAVNQSLQNTSKKKRKRRTAEDDPQEDSGEGTPPVRPLEPSASSDQLVGVGNGATCRVCKCPGRQSLTLVYIYLGALTLILASLSIVFYTHTQDVESLSQVEDNYSSKSFRVQFQAELMRSEEELRRLVNRIIEEEQELVGSTTASSTTQSRDPLKNERKFTDNLISHTTRPTGKRMRRDIASSAPASMHADPLIEFFNPNHRKVLEEQDTEIRKRTGQKGAAPGGDEWIYLNTYCRVPEKIITGFCKGTQDYCPPAPQGPTGEVGPKGPPGNPGLPGIPGPKGNRGDVGLPGAPGVDGVGHLGPAGPRGPKGDAGATGRAGLDGRDGVPGEPGLDGVPGRAGADGKNGLPGRDGKDGLHGKDGKDGLSITGPKGAQGPPGERGLKGIAGPRGRPGKPGTNGIPGVPGINAWKLQYPNGSSSNDLLIPPSITDIQVPDFQRTVIVEEGRSLNLSCTATGTPTPQVEWRREDGRTINVNGVEMASISGQFLRFTNITRHQMAAYTCFANNGIAPVANATYLVEVQFAPMISVYRQMIYAEYQSSATLECLVEAFPEAIRYWERAYDGKILDPSDKYGIESYPEGFKTTMRLTISNLRKDDFGYYHCVARNELNATMVNFEIAPQDPNSETPYVGNNMKVYGQRPPESECPVCDQCPDPSLYQCKDSILNNFEIQATGNLSYPGLPKRPKTCYLYAVGKPVFHKVVNEKFGSWLRDPSPDSDREKTFVTNENDPYNLFEFTTRIQYRMNSIPRRKYEIQEGFHGNAHVVFNGSFYYQQRNSDLVVKLDLTSLKKITTQLPYAGVAAANRLYTTDYNYMDFNVDEVGLWVIYSTYNSNNTLVAKLDAETLKMQYNFNITLDHHQFGEMFIVCGNLYAIDSGTDKNTQIRYVVDLYKGKLLNTNLPFSNPFSHTTTVGYNPLTVELYSWDKGNALTYPIRYNEQRLISDNS; translated from the exons ATGTTTCTGGCGGTTAACCAGAGTCTACAGAATACCAGCAAGAAGAAGCGCAAGCGGCGGACGGCCGAGGATGATCCGCAGGAGGATTCTGGAGAAGGAACGCCACCAGTTCGTCCCCTGGAACCCAGTGCGTCCAGTGACCAGTTGGTCGGAGTTGGCAATGGAGCCACTTGCCGGGTGTGTAAGTGCCCGGGCAGGCAGTCCTTGACCCTGGTATACATCTACCTGGGCGCCCTCACCCTCATCCTGGCCAGCCTCTCAATCGTCTTCTACACGCACACCCAGGACGTCGAGTCCTTGTCACAGGTGGAAGATAACTATTCGTCGAAATCGTTCCGGGTACAATTCCAGGCGGAGTTAATGCGCTCGGAAGAGGAATTAAGGAGACTGGTCAACAGGATAatcgaggaggagcaggaatTGGTTGGCAG CACCACCGCGAGTAGCACCACCCAATCGAGGGATCCTCTGAAGAATGAACGCAAGTTCACGGATAACCTGATTAGCCACACAACGCGTCCCACAGGGAAACGAATGCGCCGGGACATCGCCTCCTCCGCTCCGGCATCCATGCATG CTGATCCGCTGATCGAGTTCTTCAATCCGAACCATCGCAAGGTTTTGGAGGAGCAAGACACCGAGATCCGTAAGCGCACGGGTCAAAAGGGCGCCGCTCCCGGCGGAGATGAGTGGATCTATCTGAACACATACTGCCGTGTTCCGGAGAAGATAATCACGGGCTTCTGCAAGGGTACCCAGGACTATTGTCCGCCGGCACCGCAAGGACCAACCGGAGAAGTGGGACCAAAGGGACCACCGGGAAACCCGGGTCTACCTGGCATCCCCGGTCCAAAGGGAAATCGCGGTGATGTGGGATTACCGGGAGCCCCCGGTGTGGATGGCGTGGGTCATTTGGGTCCCGCCGGACCTCGCGGTCCTAAGGGAGATGCCGGGGCCACCGGAAGAGCCGGCTTGGATGGACGGGATGGAGTGCCCGGGGAGCCGGGACTCGATGGCGTACCGGGTCGCGCTGGTGCTGATGGAAAGAATGGCCTGCCTGGACGCGATGGCAAGGATGGGCTACACGGCAAGGATGGCAAAGATGGTCTGTCCATCACGGGACCCAAGGGTGCGCAGGGACCACCAGGCGAACGAGGTCTCAAGG GCATTGCGGGTCCACGTGGTCGACCTGGCAAGCCGGGAACCAATGGCATACCCGGAGTGCCCGGCATCAATGCCTGGAAGCTGCAATATCCCAATGGCAGCTCCTCCAACGATCTGCTCATACCGCCTTCTATAACAG ACATCCAAGTGCCGGACTTCCAACGCACGGTGATTGTGGAGGAGGGAAGATCCCTGAATTTGAGCTGCACCGCCACGGGAACTCCGACACCGCAGGTGGAATGGCGACGTGAGGATGGTCGCACCATTAATGTCAATGGCGTAGAGA TGGCCTCCATCAGCGGACAGTTCCTGAGATTCACCAATATCACCCGACATCAGATGGCGGCCTACACCTGTTTTGCCAACAATGGCATCGCTCCCGTGGCAAATGCCACCTACCTCGTGGAAGTGCAAT TTGCTCCCATGATATCGGTGTATCGCCAAATGATCTACGCGGAATACCAGAGCAGTGCCACACTCGAGTGTTTGGTGGAGGCATTCCCCGAAGCCATTAGGTATTGGGAACGTGCCTACGACGGCAAGATCCTCGATCCCAGCGACAAGTACGGCATTGAATCGTACCCAGAGGG TTTCAAGACAACCATGCGCTTGACCATCAGTAATCTGCGTAAGGATGACTTTGGGTACTATCATTGTGTGGCCCGAAATGAACTAAATGCCACAATGGTCAACTTTGAAATAGCAC CCCAAGATCCGAATAGTGAGACCCCGTATGTGGGAAATAACATGAAGGTATACGGTCAAAGACCGCCGGAGAGCGAGTGTCCCGTTTGCGATCAGTGTCCAGATCCCAG CTTGTACCAGTGCAAGGACTCCATACTGAATAACTTTGAAATCCAGGCCACGGGCAATCTCAGCTATCCGGGATTACCCAAGCGACCAAAGA CTTGCTATCTGTATGCCGTGGGCAAGCCCGTTTTCCACAAGGTGGTCAATGAAAAGTTCGGCTCCTGGCTTAGAGATCCATCTCCGGACAGTGATCGTGAGAAGACGTTCGTCACTAACGAAAACGATCCGTACAATCTGTTTGAGTTCACCACTCGCATTCAGTACCGAATGAATAGCATCCCCCGGAGGAAATACGAGATTCAAGAAGGCTTTCAT GGCAATGCACATGTGGTCTTTAACGGTTCGTTTTACTATCAACAAAGAAACTCGGATCTGGTGGTCAAGCTGGACTTGACCAGCCTGAAAAAGATAA CCACACAATTGCCATATGCTGGAGTGGCTGCTGCGAATAGGCTTTATACCACGGACTACAACTACATGGACTTCAATGTGGATGAAGTGGGCCTGTGGGTGATCTATAGCACCTACAACTCCAACAATACGCTGGTGGCCAAG TTGGATGCGGAGACGTTGAAGATGCAGTACAACTTTAATATCACCCTGGACCATCATCAGTTTGGTGAGATGTTCATCGTGTGTGGCAATCTGTATGCCATCGATTCGGGAACGGACAAGAACACCCAGATTCGATATGTAGTGGACTTGTACAAGGGCAAGCTGCTCAACACGAATCTGCCCTTCTCGAATCCCTTTAGCCATACCACCACCGTGGGCTACAATCCCCTGACTGTG gaACTCTACTCCTGGGACAAGGGCAACGCACTCACATATCCCATACGCTACAATGAGCAGCGTTTAATCTCCGACAATAGTTAG